ACAAATAAAATTTAAGTTAAAATGAAGAAAACGAAGAGAGTTAAGGCGCAGAGTAACAGAGTATATTTAAGTGAACGAGAAATACCTAAGAAATGGTATAATATAGTTTACGACTTGCCGGAGAAACCTAAACCTCCAATAAACCCTAAGACAGGTCAACCGGTATCAATTGACGAATTAAGTATAATCTTTGCGAAAAGTTTGATTGAGCAGGAAATAAGCGAAAGGCAATGGATAGAAATACCTGAGGAGGTTTTGAAGATATATCTATTATGGAGACCAACGCCACTTGTAAGAGCGCGAAATTTAGAGGAAGCGCTTGATACACCGGCTAGAATTTATTATAAGTATGAAGGTGTCAGTCCTTCGGGAAGTCATAAACCCAACACAGCTGTCGCTCAGGCATATTATAATAAACTTGAGGGGATAGAAGTTTTAACTACAGAAACTGGGGCTGGTCAATGGGGAAGTGCTCTCGCTTTTGCTTGTAATTACTTTGATTTGAAGTGTAAAATTTTTATGGTTAAAGCAAGTTATGAACAAAAGCCGTATAGAAAAGTTCTCATGCAAATGTGGGGTGCAGATGTGACGCCAAGTCCAAGCAATGAGACAGAAGTCGGTAAAAGAATTCTTGAAATGGATCCGAACTCGCCTGGTAGCCTTGGTATAGCTATAAGTGAAGCGATTGAAGTCGCAATTCAAGATGAAAAAAACCGATATTCGCTTGGAAGTGTTCTGAACCATGTTTTGTTGCACCAAACGATCATAGGGCTTGAGGCAAAAAAACAGCTTGAAAAAATTGATGAATATCCGACAATTATAATTGGTTGTGTTGGTGGTGGTTCAAATTTTGCAGGCATAAGTTTTCCTTTCTTGATGGATAAACTTTACGAAAAGAAAAAATCACTGCGAATCCTTGCGGTTGAACCCTCTGCTTGTCCAACGCTTACTAAGGGAATTTATAGTTACGATTACGGTGACACAAGTAAATTGACACCACTTTTACCGATGTATACGCTTGGTCATGATTTTATACCACCAAAAATTCATGCAGGTGGATTGAGGTATCACGGTATGAGTCCAATTGTAAGCAAGTTATATGCGGATGG
The Candidatus Thermokryptus mobilis genome window above contains:
- a CDS encoding TrpB-like pyridoxal phosphate-dependent enzyme translates to MKKTKRVKAQSNRVYLSEREIPKKWYNIVYDLPEKPKPPINPKTGQPVSIDELSIIFAKSLIEQEISERQWIEIPEEVLKIYLLWRPTPLVRARNLEEALDTPARIYYKYEGVSPSGSHKPNTAVAQAYYNKLEGIEVLTTETGAGQWGSALAFACNYFDLKCKIFMVKASYEQKPYRKVLMQMWGADVTPSPSNETEVGKRILEMDPNSPGSLGIAISEAIEVAIQDEKNRYSLGSVLNHVLLHQTIIGLEAKKQLEKIDEYPTIIIGCVGGGSNFAGISFPFLMDKLYEKKKSLRILAVEPSACPTLTKGIYSYDYGDTSKLTPLLPMYTLGHDFIPPKIHAGGLRYHGMSPIVSKLYADGLIEARAYTQNEIFDAALKFAQTEGIVPAPESAHAIRAVIDEAVRARKENKEEVILFNLSGHGFFDMSAYQDYLSGALEDVVLTDAEIEELTRKLAGYPRP